TTGCAGCACATTCCCTAGGTCTGGGAGCGGTATGGAGAACGGGAAAAATAACTTATCATGAAAAGGTCCGTGAATTTTTTAATTTATCCTCAAAAGGAGAAGTATTGGCTTTCATATACTTGGGTTATCCTGATATGGAGCCGAAACCTGCCAAAAAAACACCGTTTGATGAATTGACCACGTGGATTGGATGAAGGGTTGAGGGGCAGCTGCATCAGTGGATACACACTGATGCAGCTTTTTTTTGCCTTCGATAAGGATGCCTTAAATCTGATTTTGATGAAAGGGATTTGGATTTGACAGGCTTCGTTTCAAGTGACGATTGGTGAATTAGGTTGTACAATACAGAGGAAGAATAAATTTTGATGAATTAGGATGTGTCTATAGATGAGAACGATTGATCCATTTGAGATACTTGATGGAAAAGCGATAAAATATTTGGATGTTTTTGGCGTGGAGGATGGAATTGCTTTAAAGAGTAAGTACGAAGATAAAACGTATTGGATATATGATTATTATTGTATGCACCAGACTTGTGATTGCCAGGAAGTATACCTTGAATTCGTTGAGGAGCTTAAAGGAAATAAACAGGCAGGACAGCATTTTGGAGTGAGGGTTTCTTTCGGGGATAATCAATTTGTCCTTGAGGATTATAATATTTCCAAGCAAAAGGCGATGGATATTGCGGAAGATACGTTAAAATACAGTAAAGATGTTATGGAGTTATTTAAACAGCGGTATCAGCAAATGAAGGAAAAAGGCACGCAAATCATCATGGAAAGTGCAAAGGCAGCTAAAATGCCGCATGTTCATGCAGAGCCGGTCATTGGCAGAAACGAACCATGCCCCTGTGGAAGCGGGAAAAAATTCAAAAAATGCTGCGGCGCAGCTTAACATCTCATGGAAGCTGACTCGATTTGGGGTCGCTTCTTTTTTATTTGGGAAAAAATTGAGTAATGAATAAAAAAATATGGCATTTCGCGAACGTTTGTTCTATAATGAGAGTACCAGATAATAACACAAAAAGAAATAAAAAGTAGTTATTTAGACGGAATTTTCCAAAAACTTCTTTTTTATTTTCATAAATCTGGTATATATAAGAGAGAAGAGTTTTTTGATCTCATCTCTTTCAACGGTAGACGGCAACCAGACGGGATGAATATCCCCACACTGATGGCAGTTTAACTTATTGAACGAAGGAAGGGGTAATCAAATGACAAGAGAAAAAAGATTAATACCTTACAAAGTTCTTGAAGTAATGGAAACGGTGAAAGAGAAGATTCCTGAGGGTGTCGAGCTTGTGAAGGCCCCGGCAATTTGGGAGAAAAGCAATTATGGTGAGGGAGTGATAGTTGCCGTCATCGATACAGGTATTGACAAGGGACATCCAGACCTCAAAGAAAGAATTATTGGTGGGAAGGATTTTACCAATACCGGGGATTATCAAGATGATAATGGACATGGGACACATGTTAGCGGTACGATTGTGGCTGCCGTCAATAATACTGGTGTAGTGGGAATGGCCCCGAAAGCGAGCATATTAGCGTTAAAGGCCTTAAATGGTCAAGGGCAAGGTGATATAGCCTGGATTAATGGAGCTCTAGAGTATGCAATCAATTGGCGGGGACCTAATGAAGAAAAGGTTTCGGTTATTTCACTTTCACTTGGTGGTCCTCCGGATGAGGCTGAACACAAACTCATTCAAAAAGCCCTTCAGAATGATATCCTTGTTGTTTGCGCAGCTGGAAATAGTGGTGATGGGCGTCATGAAACGGATGAATTGGATTATCCAGGAGCATATCCCGAGGTAGTGGAAGTCGGAGCTGTGGATTTAAGCAGAAATTTAGCGGATTTTTCGAATACAAATGATGAAATTGACTTGGTGGCGCCAGGTGTCGATATTCTTTCTACGTATCCAGGAAATAAATTTGCCCGGTTGAGCGGAACGTCAATGGCTACGCCTCATGTAAGCGGTGCAGCAGCCCTCTTGAAAGTGATTGCTGAAAAGGAATTTGACCGCAATTTAACTGAAGCGGAATTATATGCACAGCTGGTGAAAAGTACGGAAGATCTGGGAATAAGCAAAAAAGCACAGGGAAATGGATTGCTTAACCTAACGATAGCGGACCAAAGAGCTGAAAAATCGATTAAGATTACCATAGAATCAGAAAACCTTAAGTTACCGAGTAAATCGGTGGTCATGGAATAGTAGAAGGGAAAAAAGGTGCCTCAAGAATTCTTGGGGCACCTTCCATAATGATTATTTTTTAGTTTTCCTTAGAGCTGCAAAAAGTGCTACAATCGACAGGATTAGTGAAATGACAGCCAGAGTGATGATCAGCGTTTGATTGCCATCGCCTTCTGTTGTTGCCGAATCCTTTGAATTGTCAGTTGCCGTGGAATCTTTAGTTTCAGCCTCATCTTTGTGACCATGGTCCGCTGGCTCTGCATCAGCCTTGGGCGCAACTGTAATCTCCGTTACAGAATGCGGTAAGTCTGAGCCTTCATCACCGCTCCATTCAACAATTTCACCATCTTCGTAATATTGAAATGCATCCCAGGCAACTTTCGTTTCTTCTTTTGGATTTTGTGCTACGAAAGAGAATTGCTGGAATTGTCCAGCAGCTATTCCTTCATCAGTTGCTGTCCATGTTACCGTTTTTACATGCCCATCTTTGTCACCTTCTGTTGTTACTTTCCACCCCGGTACAGGTTGATAGCTTTCAAAAGTAACCCCTTCAGGTACTTTTAAAGTTACCTTTGTAGTGGCAGTTTCTTTCTCTACTGGTACTTTGAGTGTATAAGTTTCCCACGCCTCAGGTGCAGATGAACTAGGCTTGACTGTAACGTGAGCATATGCTGAACCGGAAAAAATGAATAATGCAGCAAATGTGAAAATAAGTAGTTTTGAAATGTTTTTCATTAATATAAACCTCCTGTTATGAATTCCCTATGAAAATTATAAAATCAGCATCAATTGAATCCAGGCCTTCAGTTAATCCGTGAACATGGATATTCCACTTTCCTGGCATGGTTAATAAAGACTTGGATGTAAATGTACCTGTGTTTTTCTCCTTCATTTGCAGTGTTATTTCACCGCGTGGCGTATCTAATGGCTGCATAGTGATTGTAAGCTGCTCTATTTCAGCAATGGGTTTGCCTTCATTGGATAAGTTTACTTGAATCACGTTATCCCCGACTTCATTGGGAGTCACCATTAATGTAACCTCATTATTTTCTTCAGTCCGTAACGTCTTTTCAATGGGCCCGGGAGAAGACATGGCAGTTTGGACATTTGTCAGTAGAGCTGCAATGAGAAGTATGACGATTCCTAAACCAAACTCCATTCCTACACTATAACCAAGTTTTCTCGTTTGCTTTTTCCCTCTGAGAAAATGGAAGCCTCCTAAAACGATCATGACTAACATGAGAATGATTTTCGCCAGTAACAATTGTCCATATGTTGTGTAGAACAATGAATGGATAGTCGGAACATGCTGTAAACTGCTATATATCCCGCTAACAATCAGTATGATTACAAACAGAAATGCCCATCTGGAAAACCTTTGAATGATTGACCAGTAAAATATTTTCTTATCTTCTTGGACTGCCTGCCGATCAGCAAGCCCAGGTAAAATCACTAATATGGCCATAAGGCCGCCGAGCCATAAAGCCATGGACAACAGATGAAGGAAATCCATCAAAACGGCCAGAACCTGATTAGGAACAGCAGCTGTATGTCCAGTTAAAGCCTTACAAATCATCAAGCTGGCCATTATGATGAAAGAAAAGAAAGGCAATGATTTATTCAGGGAGTTCTCGAGCATTAAATAAATCACTAAAAATAGAAGAAGCAATATTAGTACTTCAATGATCCAGACCGCTCCAAAGTTTGTAGCATTCAATACTTCTTTTATATAACTCAATTTAAATGCATCCGTCCAACCTACGCCGGCGTCAATCGTAACTTTTAAAGGTAGATTTAAGAAGATGGAAAAGGCTAAACCTGCATATGAAAGCCAAAGGTATAGTCGTGTTCTTCTGCTTGCTTCAAAAAGTCGAGGATCCTTCATTAACGATAATCTGAAAAAAAGGATTCCAGTAAGTGCAGCGAAGCATATGTATTGAAGACTTTGAAGGATAACATTGATGGAATTCGGAAAACTTGCATTCACTTCGGGATTTTCTTGGTCTGAAAGGCCCGCTGAATCTCCGAATTGAAAGGGAATTGTTCCTTCAATGGGATGTCCATCACTTGAAACCACTCTCCATTTAATGTAATAAATCCCTTCGTCGATAGTGCCCTTCCACTTAGCTTCCAGTATTTTTTCACTTTGTTCCGAGATTGTACTGTCATGAATTTTAACTTTGTCCCCGCCTTGGCTGAATACCTCAAGTGAATGGAAAGATGGTTGAATATTCTCGCTGAATTGAATGCTGATCTTTTCAGGAAGGGTATCCATCGCTTCATTCGGGCTAGGATTAGAGCTTATTACCGTAGCATGACCAAAAGCCATTGCCGGGTATAAAAGCAAACTGAATAGGCTGACTACGAGCCATAAATATTTTTTCATCTTGGTGTGCCATCATCCTTTCATCAGATCATGTAAGCTCATTATAAAAGGAAAATGTGAAAAAACAGTGAAAATAAATTAGTTATCTAAAGGCGGTTTGAAAGGTTCGCTAGAAAAGTGATAACAATAAGTTTAGATTTGCCTTCCTTCCTCCATTATAGCCATAAATATTGGTTTGGAATTCCTTTTTGCAAAACATTAATAGGCATCCTCTTCCGTCATTCAAAAAGAGGAACAAACGGTAAATAGCCTTTCAAAGCTGGAAATAGAGGATATAGCACTGGATCAAAAATTTTCAGAAGATGTACACGAATAAAGTTCGGCAGTGGGGAATGATGTGGGAAAGATCAACTTACTTGCAGCAAGTCCTAATGAGAATGCAGCCATATACGTGAATGGTGTCAAAATGACAGAGGGGAAGGTGAGGGACTTACAGCTTCAAACTGGCATGAACACGTTTGAAATCACCGTCAGCGATGGGCAAAATAAAACGGTTGCCTATACGCTCAAGGTCGAAAGACTTGAAAGTGATGATAACCTTTTAACATCAATTGGATTATCAGAAGGCTTAATAACATTCGATTCTAAGGGGCAGCTTATAACGCTTCTGTCGAAAATGAAGTCCAGTCCATTACGGTAACTCCGACATTGAATGACAGTACCGCAATTGTAAAGGTGAATAGAAAGGATGCAACCAATGCAGGTGTAAAGGTTACCCTTCCAATCGGTAAGACAAAGGTGAAGATTATCGTTACAGCAGAAAATGGAGATGAAAAAACCTATACGCTTACGATTACACGGGCGGCAGCCAAGGAAAAAGAAGCATCGAATACTGTACCTAAAGCGGGTGAAGTTCAACAGGAGCCCTCAACAGGAACGGGTAAAACTCAACCTTCCTCCGATAAGGGAAATAAATCATCTGTAACACCAACGGAATCCTCCAATAATCTAAAACCAAGCAGTGGTGTCAGCCAAGCACAGCAACTTGAAAGCATTTCAACAGAAAGAGAGAAAACGGATTCTATAGAGAAGGTAACGTCAGCAGATTCCTTAGGTGATGAGGGCAATAATGCACCAGTGTTAAACAATCTGACTGTATCATCAGGAGTATGGAACAAAGCTTTTGAATCTAATGAGCATACCTATCATATCGAGGTCGATCATGATATTTCTTCAGTCGAAATGAATGCAACGACAAATGCTGGCGGAACAACGATTGAATATGATGGTGAGAGCAGTAAAAAAGTGAAGATCAAGGATAAACCGAAAACGGCCATTTCCGTTATCGTTTCAAAGGATGAGGAGCGTCGTACTTACGTCCTTGTTTTCGAAAAGGATATGGATGTGGAAATGGATGAGGAAGAAACCGTGGATGATGTCATAACAAAAGAGGTGGGAGTTGGGGCAACGCAGATGAGTACAGCCGGCAAGTCGGAGGGAGATACATACAATAATACTGGAGGCCAAATTGATCGCAAACAACCTGTTGGGACCGGGTCATTCTTTGGGAATATAAAGGATTTCTTCACCTCCTTGATTAAATAGGGAGGTGCAGAAATCCTGCAAAAAAAGGACAAGGTTTATGCTTGTCCTCGGATTTATATTTTTATGGGCAAAATGATTTGGACCTCGGTTCCATGGTTTAGTTCGCTGTTAAAGCGGACCTTTCCCCGATGCGCCTCAATGATTCGGCAACTGACTGTCAGTCCTAATCCGGTTCCTTTTTCTTTAGAAGAATAGAAAGGTTCGCCAAGATGCTTTATCCGTTTTTTTTCAATTCCGCTTCCATTATCTTTGATGGTAATGGAAAGGTTATTGTCGATGCGTTCAAAATCAATCCAAATGTGATCGGCGGATGCCTCCATTGAATTCTTGAGCATGTTTATGAATACTTGTTTTAATTGGTTTCCCTCACATAATAGAAGCGGTATTTCGTTTTTAACAGAAATTGATATTTGGGTGGGGTACGAGTCCGCCTCTGGTTTCAACAAGGTTTTGACATCATTCATCAGGTCGATGATTTGATGTTTGCTGAATGGAAGTTCCTGTGGTTTTGCCAGAACGAGTAACTCGCTTACAATAAGATTGATCCGGTCCAATTCACTTAACATGATCGTGTAGTATTGTTCATAGGGTTGGTCGCTCTTTTTAAGCAACTGGACGAAACCTTTTAAAGAAGTCAGCGGGTTTCGTACCTCGTGGGCCACACTTGCGGCAAGTTCGCCGACTATCGATAATTTTTCAGTTCTTCTTAAGCGTGCTTCGGTTTCCCGAATTTGAGTGACTTCTTTAGCATAAGTAATGATTCCTACTAAATCCTCTCCAACCATCATCGGGACAAACGAACAAGAAAGTAAGATGGACTTCCCGTACTTCGTCAGGAATTCTATATCTTTCCCTTTTTTTATCCCCTTTTGGTTTTCCAGGACATATTGGCAAGATGTACGGATCAATTCCGCGTCTTCTGCTGAGAAGTTCAAATTAATGAATGAGGCTCCATGTATTTCTTCCTGTTGAAAGCCTGTTACCGTTTCAAACCTTGGATTAACGGTCGTGATCATTCCGTTTAAATCAAGCATCAGCATCGGATAAGGGTTGTGTTCAAACAATGATTTATAGCGTTGTTCACTATCGAATAATTGATTCTCCGCGACTACTCTTTCAGAAATATCCCTGCCGATGACGACTAGGCCTTTTCGTGAACCATCCTCATTGAACAGCGGAACTTTGATTGTATCAAAGGTCTTGTGATTGCCATCGGGAAGAGGGACGATTTCCTCACACCTTGTGATTTCCCCTTTTACCCAAGTTTCTTCATCGGATACTTCACAGTAGATCAACGACTCTTTATAAAATTCTGAGTATTCCGCGAGCTCACTGTCTCTTTTTCCCTTATAGTCTACATGCTCCAATTGAAATAATTGCAGGCCGAAGGTATTGGATTCAAGCCAACGGCCATCACCATCCTTGAAGTTAACGAAATCCACCATTGAATTGATGAGTGTACGCCGACGTTGCTCCGCTTCTTTTAATTGCTTGAATTCTTCCCTTTTAGCTAAATAAAGATATAAAACCAAGCCTATTGATAAAAGGAAAACAAATCCTTCCGCTCTTTGAAGTTGAATGAAGACCTCTTTGTTTTGGATATTTGTAGTTAAAAAATAGTCGAACACGACTAGTGTAAGAATCCCGGATAGGATATATATTGCTAAGATGGAGCGTTTGGACATGGAGATTCTCCCTGATTTTAAGACATTTCTAAGGTAAAATTACATACACATTTTAACAAACTATCGGAAAAAAATATATGCAGAATCCTAAATAAAAAAACAGGGGCCAAAGTGGTCACCTGCTTTTTCTGAAAAAGGTTTGTTTCTTTTTCTTTTTTGCACGCTTATAGATAATGAAAAATAGTAAGAGGACGAGTGCAAGTGCTGCTAGTGTATATTGGTTCATTTCAACAGATAACAGTCCATATGGAATGAGTGAAAGGAAGAAAAAGTAAATAAGGTTACCAAGTGCCGTCGCTAATAAAAAATCCTTGAAAGTGACGGTGCTGACACCAGCTACCAAGTTAATTAAGCTTGTTGGGATCAGAGGGAAAATCCTGCCTGTAAAAACGTACATGAAGCCATGCTCGACAACAGTTTCTTGCCATTTTTCGCTAATTTTCTGTATGAGAAGCTCCTGAAACCAGTTTCTTGCTGCATAAAAAATGAAACCTGAGGCAACAACGCTTGTAAACCAACTCCATAGATATCCATATATGAATCCGAATATCGTGACATTGATGGTCAGGAGCAAAATTAAGGGGATGATTGTAAAAGAATTTTGTACAAACATCAATACGAATGTCACAATAAATGTAAGCAAAAGGTTTTCCTTCAAAATGCCAATAACAGAATCCAGATCACTTTTCCAAACCAAAGTGAATAACTCTGCATTATAGAAAATAAATATTGCGATTACCAATAGACCGATCATGGTCAGGATTTTTTTCAAAGGGCCACCACCATTCTTACTAGTAGTTTATCATTTTCGAGTTCATTAGTGAAAAAAAGAGCTGCCGCATCATTGCAGACAGCTCTTTCCATTATAGTGGGTTCACGACACGAAGATTCCATTAAAGCCACTTTTCAAACTGAATTCTTTTGTTCATTCCATAAATGATTGGCGCTCCAATCAAGAGGACAACGAATTCACCGACAGCCGTGGTCATCCAGCTTAACCAGAATGGGAAGCCCAGGGCAAGATTCAGCTCAATTGCAATTAAAAACATTGTGAACGTGAAAAAGATAATCGTGGCGATCATCCGTCCTTTAATGCCTTTTATGAACCGAGAAACAAAAATGACAAGCAATAAGGCGAGCAGAGATTGCCCCACCCCGAAAATCAAGTCATATGGGACCATCGGCGAAAAGAGCAGATTCGATATGAAGACTCCGCCGACGATACCGTAGATATACTTTTTATTGAATACAATCAGATGATTCAATATTTCCGGTACACGAAATTGGAACATCTGAAATGATATTGGTTGGAACACCAATGAGACCGCCACATACAAGGCAGCCAATAACCCGCTTATTACGAGTGTACGAACATTCATTTTACTCTCTCCCTAGTTTTTTATCGTGGGATGGTTACGAACCACGTTTAGGCGTTTGCCCGATGTTTAATAGTATCCCATGTAAGCTTGTTTCGTCAATTTGTAAAGAATGGTTTTAATTTATAAGTTTCCAAGCAGGGGGAGTAGCTCAATTGGATTTTGATTTATTGCAATGATGGATGATATTATTTCAATATGTACTTCAAAGGAGTGAATATAGGATGTCGATCGAGAGTGTCAAAAGCCATTTTAAACAATGGGATCGGGAAGGCGATGTAATGGAGTTCGAAACATCGAGTGCTACGGTGATTGAAGCAGCGGAAACCATCGGTGTTATCCCAGCGCGGATTGCTAAGACTCTTTCTTTTAAGGGAGAAGGTGAAAATGCCATTTTGGTTGTTGCCGCAGGGGACGCGAAAGTGGATAATAAGAAATTTCGTCAGACGTTCGGTTTCAAGGCACGTATGCTTTCACCTGAAGAAGTGCTTGCACAGACCGGCCATGCCATCGGAGGAGTTTGCCCGTTTGGTCTGGCAAATGATCTAGCTGTTTTTCTTGATGTATCGATGAAACGCTTTGATACATTGTTCCCGGCTTGCGGCAGTGCGAACTCTGCAATAGAACTTACACTCGCTGAATTATTTGAATATTCAGGTGCGAAGGATTGGGTGGATGTATGCAAAGGTTGGGAAGAGAAGGGGAATGAGGAAACGGCAGTAGGCAATGCAGTTAATGGCCATTGATGGTTTCAAAAAATCCACATGAATGGTATTGAGTCCACTACGGTGGACTTTATTTTAGTAGCGGCTGCATACATTTTCTATGATTAAAGCCGAAAACGGGCAGAAAGTGTTCCTAAGCGGAGGTTGAAAGATGTTAAATGGAAGCGAAAGAAAAAGCAATAGTAGCTATCTTAGTCTTAAAACTCTTTATGAAGAAAATATAACGGTTAAGAGCATTGCCCAGGAGCTTGAGTTTTGCCATAAAAATGATCTGGCACTGGATATTCAGAAAGCATTGGAAAAAAAGAATTTTGATATATTGGCAGTCCAAGATCAAGGGGAAATCATCGGTTATATCGAAAGGCAAGAACTAGATGAAGGAACCATTTCCGAATATTTGAGAAACTTTTCGCCAAGGGAAATGGTTTCGGATTCAACCCCTTTGATCCAGCTTCTCCAGATTTTTAAGAATAAAACAAGGGTGTTCGTATTAGAGAATAATTCGATTAAAAAGTTGATTACCCATGCTGACCTTCAAAAGCCTCCGATCAGGATGCTGATATTCGGATACATTACTTTATTGGAAATGAGGATGAGCGATATCATCCAGGATAGATTCGGCGATGGAAGCTGGTATCCAATGATCAGCGAAGACCGTTTAGAAAAGGCAACCGAATTATATAGAAGGAGAATCGATAAAAATGAGGATATCAATATAATAGAGTGCCTGCAAATCAGTGATAAATTCGATATCATACATAAAGATAAAGATTTGATGCGCTTCTTCCAAATCCCTTCGAAAAGTAAAGGGAAGAAGGATGCAAATGGCATACGGAAATTACGGGATAAGATTTCCCATGCTAATGAATTGGGTCTGGACATGTCATGGATGGAAATCATCGAGGTTGTCGAGTCCTGTGGCCGACTGCTCGAAATCTCTGAATCCTATCAGTATGAAACATAAGGATCCAGCTAATCATGCTGGTTCTTTTTTAGCGCATCCAAATAGAAAAAACTGCCCATATCAGGCAGTCTTCCCCTTAAAACTCCGGCAGTTGATCCAGATTATTTTCTTTTATCCCATCAGGTTCACTTCGCAATATGTCACGTCCATATTTATGAAAGACGTCAACATTGGCCAGGTTGCCTGCTTTGGCTTCCGAAAGGGCTGTGGGGTAGTCGAGTTCGCGACCGGAGTTCGTCTTGATGGCGATAATATTGTCCTCTTCATTTTTCCTTACAGCGATGATTTCTTCTTTTCCTGCTGAATCAGCTTGGTTTGCTTGCGGTGTTCCCTGCTGTTTATATGATTCATAGGCTTTTTCAAATTGGTCCATGTTTTAGACACCTCCTATTTATAGGGTGAGCCATTTTTTCTGCAATATACAAACCGGATTTCGTCCAACTTAAGCCGTTAATTCGTCCAAATGGGCCGATTTTTCGGCACTTTATTAAAGTGAATGCTGTCTTTTTTGCCTTTTTGCAGTGGCATGGCACTTGCATCTTGTGTAAGTAGCAGGTGTAAGTAGTAGCAAGAAATAATATCCACTGGATTAAGGGAGGAAAATGAATCATGAATGTAAAACAAGGGGCAAGCACTGTAAATGAAAAACAAAAGGTCAAGACAATGAAAGCGGCGGTCGTCAATGAATTTAACCAAAAACTTGAGATTAAAGAAGTTCCCATCCCCGAGTTGGAATATGGTGAGATATTAGTGAAAATTAAAGCCTGTGGCGTATGTCATACCGATTTGCATGCCGTACATGGTGATTGGCCGGTAAAACCTAAGCTTCCGCTTATCCCCGGACATGAGGGTGTGGGCATTATAGAAAAGGTGGCAGAAGGCGTAACTTCCTTGAAAGTAGGTGACCGTGTTGGGATCCCATGGCTTTATTCGGCCTGTGGCGATTGTGAATATTGTCTGACTGGAAGGGAAACGCTTTGCTTGGATCAATTGAATGCAGGCTATTCCGTGGACGGAGGGTATGCGGAATATTGTAAAGCACCCGCCAAATATGTGGTGAAGGTTCCTGAAGGGCTTGACTTTGCGGAGATTTCACCAATTTTCTGTGCAGGTGTAACGACTTATAAAGCGCTAAAGGTGTCAGAAGCAAAACCAGGCGATTGGGTAGCGGTTTATGGAATTGGCGGATTGGGACATGTTGCCCTGCAATACGCAAAAGCGATGGGCTTTAATGTAATTGCTGTCGATATTCAAGATGATAAGCTGGATCTGGCAACTGAACTTGGGGCGGATTATACGGTTAATGGGCTTAAGACCGATCCTGTTCAGGCTATAAAGGATAAAGTTGGCGGTGTGCAGGCATCCATTTCTGTAGCGGTTACGAAAAAAGCTTTCGAACAGGCTTACAGTTCAGTCAAGAGGGGAGGGACACTTGTCGTAGTCGGATTGCCGAATGATGAACTCCCAATCCCGATTTTTGATACAGTGCTAAATGGTGTAACTGTAAAAGGGTCAATCGTCGGCACGAGAAAAGATTTACAGGAAGCCGTTCAATTTGCGGCTGAGGGTAAAGTCAGAACGAATATAGAGACGAGGAAACTTGATGAAATAAATGATGTGTTTTCAATGATGGAAAAGGGGGAAATCAACGGACGCATCGTATTGACGCTAGAATAGGAACAGAGGAGGATGTCCCCGGAACGGGGCATCCTCCTTTTTATTATGTCTGGTTCTTCTCATTTAATATATAACGTAATTTCCGTATGGATATCTGCAAGCGTTTGGCTGCCTCATTCCGGTTGCCGTAAGTTTTTTGCAGTGCCTGCATGACGAGCTCCTTTCCAATTGTGGATTGAAGCTGTTTGATTTCCGTAAGTATTTCTTCAAGCATCAGTTCATCCTTTTCATTAAAGTCGGCCACTAGCCTTTTTCGCCATTCTTCAAGAAGGTTTTCAGTTGACTGAGTCCCATTAGTGGACACGTTTTTGTCAGGCGTGATCTGGCTGTTAGTGAGAGAGATATCATTGGCGGATATTACCGACTTATGGTCTGCGAGAGTTAATGTTCGCATGACGGCATTAGATAGTTCGCGTATGTTGCCTGGCCAGTTGTATTGCTGTAATTTTTCAATGGCCTCATTGGAAAAAGAGATATCTCCATGACCATTCCTCTCAATCAAGTGACGGACAAGCAAGGGAATATCCTCTTTTCGGTTCCTTAAAGGCGGGATATCGAGAGTCACGACGTTCAGCCGGTAAAATAGGTCTTCCCGGAATTTATTTTTGTCCACTGCCTGCTGTAAGTTTTCGTTGGAGGCTGCCACTAACCGGGCGTTCGTCCGTAATGTCCCGCTGCTGCCAACCCGCATGAATTCCCTCGTTTCCAAAACTCGAAGCAATTTGACCTGGATGGCGGGACTCGCATCCGCAATTTCATCAAGAAAAAGCGTCCCGTTCCCGGCAATTTCGAAAAAACCCTTTCGCAGCTGGGTCGCTCCGGTGAAAGCGCCCTTTTCATGACCAAATAATTCGCTCTCAAGCAGGGATTCAGAGATCGCTCCACAATTGATGCCGATAAAAGGTTCATGGTTTCGGGGGCTGGCAATGTGAATGAAGCGTGAAAGCACTTCTTTACCGCTTCCGGTTTCTCCTTCGATTAATACATTGACGGATTTTTGGGCGACCTTGAAAGCCGTTTCAATCAAATTCTTCATTAAAGGACTTTCGCCGACAATGAGTCCTGAATCCTCAGCCAGTTTATGGATGAAATGCTGATTCAAATCTTCATTTTCATTTAAAAGGTTGTCAATCTGCCTTTCCAGTACTTCAATA
This sequence is a window from Brevibacillus sp. JNUCC-41. Protein-coding genes within it:
- a CDS encoding cadherin-like beta sandwich domain-containing protein, whose amino-acid sequence is MGNDVGKINLLAASPNENAAIYVNGVKMTEGKVRDLQLQTGMNTFEITVSDGQNKTVAYTLKVERLESDDNLLTSIGLSEGLITFDSKGQLITLLSKMKSSPLR
- a CDS encoding copper resistance protein CopC; the protein is MKKYLWLVVSLFSLLLYPAMAFGHATVISSNPSPNEAMDTLPEKISIQFSENIQPSFHSLEVFSQGGDKVKIHDSTISEQSEKILEAKWKGTIDEGIYYIKWRVVSSDGHPIEGTIPFQFGDSAGLSDQENPEVNASFPNSINVILQSLQYICFAALTGILFFRLSLMKDPRLFEASRRTRLYLWLSYAGLAFSIFLNLPLKVTIDAGVGWTDAFKLSYIKEVLNATNFGAVWIIEVLILLLLFLVIYLMLENSLNKSLPFFSFIIMASLMICKALTGHTAAVPNQVLAVLMDFLHLLSMALWLGGLMAILVILPGLADRQAVQEDKKIFYWSIIQRFSRWAFLFVIILIVSGIYSSLQHVPTIHSLFYTTYGQLLLAKIILMLVMIVLGGFHFLRGKKQTRKLGYSVGMEFGLGIVILLIAALLTNVQTAMSSPGPIEKTLRTEENNEVTLMVTPNEVGDNVIQVNLSNEGKPIAEIEQLTITMQPLDTPRGEITLQMKEKNTGTFTSKSLLTMPGKWNIHVHGLTEGLDSIDADFIIFIGNS
- a CDS encoding S8 family peptidase; its protein translation is MTREKRLIPYKVLEVMETVKEKIPEGVELVKAPAIWEKSNYGEGVIVAVIDTGIDKGHPDLKERIIGGKDFTNTGDYQDDNGHGTHVSGTIVAAVNNTGVVGMAPKASILALKALNGQGQGDIAWINGALEYAINWRGPNEEKVSVISLSLGGPPDEAEHKLIQKALQNDILVVCAAGNSGDGRHETDELDYPGAYPEVVEVGAVDLSRNLADFSNTNDEIDLVAPGVDILSTYPGNKFARLSGTSMATPHVSGAAALLKVIAEKEFDRNLTEAELYAQLVKSTEDLGISKKAQGNGLLNLTIADQRAEKSIKITIESENLKLPSKSVVME
- a CDS encoding SEC-C metal-binding domain-containing protein; this encodes MRTIDPFEILDGKAIKYLDVFGVEDGIALKSKYEDKTYWIYDYYCMHQTCDCQEVYLEFVEELKGNKQAGQHFGVRVSFGDNQFVLEDYNISKQKAMDIAEDTLKYSKDVMELFKQRYQQMKEKGTQIIMESAKAAKMPHVHAEPVIGRNEPCPCGSGKKFKKCCGAA
- a CDS encoding cadherin-like beta sandwich domain-containing protein, coding for MNDSTAIVKVNRKDATNAGVKVTLPIGKTKVKIIVTAENGDEKTYTLTITRAAAKEKEASNTVPKAGEVQQEPSTGTGKTQPSSDKGNKSSVTPTESSNNLKPSSGVSQAQQLESISTEREKTDSIEKVTSADSLGDEGNNAPVLNNLTVSSGVWNKAFESNEHTYHIEVDHDISSVEMNATTNAGGTTIEYDGESSKKVKIKDKPKTAISVIVSKDEERRTYVLVFEKDMDVEMDEEETVDDVITKEVGVGATQMSTAGKSEGDTYNNTGGQIDRKQPVGTGSFFGNIKDFFTSLIK
- a CDS encoding YcnI family protein; protein product: MKNISKLLIFTFAALFIFSGSAYAHVTVKPSSSAPEAWETYTLKVPVEKETATTKVTLKVPEGVTFESYQPVPGWKVTTEGDKDGHVKTVTWTATDEGIAAGQFQQFSFVAQNPKEETKVAWDAFQYYEDGEIVEWSGDEGSDLPHSVTEITVAPKADAEPADHGHKDEAETKDSTATDNSKDSATTEGDGNQTLIITLAVISLILSIVALFAALRKTKK